AACTTGCATATATTTAATGGAATCTCTTTCTGCTTTAGAGGCTAACTCTTCCATTTTAGAAGAATGTTTACACCTTTCTTCATAAATTTCTGCTTTAGGCGAATTTCCGCCATCTAAATAGTGTTGTAATAAACGATGCGTCATTACATCAGGGTAACGACGTATTGGTGAAGTAAAGTGGCTGTAATAATCAAAAGCTAATCCATAGTGACCTATATTTTGTGTAGTATATTCAGCTTTACTCATTGAACGTATCGCTAAGGTTTCAACCATATTAGCTTCTCCCTTACCGTGAACGTCTGATAATAATTTATTTAAACTATCAGATGTTTTTTGTCGTGTTTCTGTATTAATTTTATATCCGAATTTGCTAACAATATTTTGTAACGATGCTAGTTTTTCTACATCTGGTTCATCGTGTACACGATACACAAAAGTTTTCTTACTTGGTCTTCCTGCAGAAAGTCCTACAAATTCTGCTACTTTTTTGTTTGCTAATAACATGAATTCTTCAATCAGTTTATTAGCGTCTTTAGCTTCTTTAAAGAAAACTCCTGTAGGATTAGCATTTTCATCTAAATGAAATTTAACTTCAACTCTATCAAAAGAAATAGCTCCAGATTTCATACGCTTTTTACGCATTTTTTTAGCTAGTTCATCAAGTTTCAATGTAGCTTCAACAATAGTTTCATCAACTTCATATGCTTCTCCAGTTAAAGAAACATCTGCAGGAATTATATTATTTTTATTCTCAATGATTGCTTGGGCTTCCTCATAAGCAAAGCGTTTATCAGAATATGTAACAGTTCTACCAAACCATTGGTTAATAACTTGTGCTTTCTCATTCATTTCAAATACTGCTGAAAAAGTCAGTTTTTCTTCATTTGGTCGTAATGAACAAACTCCATTACTTAACATTTCAGGTAGCATTGGTACCACTCTATCAACTAAATATACTGATGTAGCACGATCATAAGCTTCGTCATCTAAAATAGTTTTTGGTTGTAAATAATGAGAAACATCAGCAATGTGAATACCTATTTCATAATTACCATTTTCAAGTTTTGTAAATGATAAAGCATCGTCAAAATCTTTAGCATCTTTAGGATCTATGGTAAATGTTAAATCTCCTCGCATATCTCTACGCTTAGCTATTTCCTCCTTAGTAATTTCAATAGGTAATTCAGATGCTTCTTTCTCTACTTCAGTAGGAAATTCATAAGGTAAACCATATTCTAATAAAATAGAATGTATTTCTGTATCGTGATCTCCTGGTCTTCCTAAAACTTGAGTAATTTTTCCAAATGGATTTTTAGAATTTTCAGGCCAATCAGTCATTTTAGCAACTACCTTATCACCATCTTTTGCTCCATTTAATTTACTTTGAGAAATAAAAATGTCAGCATACATTTTAGTGCTATCTGGTATAACAAATCCGAAATTTTTATTCATTTGTAATACACCAACAAATTCAGTTTTTGCTCTCTCAATAATTTCTACAACATCAGCTTCAAGTTTATTGCTTCTACGCTTTTTATACACATAGGCTTTTACAGTATCGTTATGTAAACCTTTACCTAAATTTACTGAAGGCACAAAAATATCGTGCTCAAAATCATCACAAATAAAATAAGCATTTCCATTAGAAGTAGCATCTAAAGTACCAACATGGTATTTACGATCTTCATTTATTTGATATTTACCTCTATCAACTTCTTTAATTTTCTTGTTAGCTGTTAATTCTGCTAACTTTTTAATAATTTGATTTTTGCCATCAGTATCAGAAACCTTCAATTTAGAAGCAATCTGTTTGTAATTGTAATATTTATTACTGTCTTCGTTAAGTATTTTGAAAATGTTACGGGTAAGATCTTTGATAACTTTACCCTTTTTTTTGTAGATTTTTTTCTTTCTAGTCATTAATCTTTCGTCTTATTTAATTTTCAACCAAAGTACGAATAAAATTAATGCTAGTAATTTAAATAACTGTTATAAATTGATTTCGTACTTTTCCAATCTTTATTTAAAGTGATGGTATGAATAATTCTTGGTATGTTATTGTTAATCCTGTAGCTGGTAATGGTAAGTTCAATAAATATTGGTCAGATATTCAACAGGAATTAAAATTTAATAATATAACCTATGAATATGCAAAAACTGAATATTCTAATCACGAAAAAATTATTGTTCAGCAAGCCATTAACAAAGGTTATAAGAAAATAATTTCTGTTGGGGGTGATGGTACTTTACATCATGTCATTAACGGAATTATGACTCAAAATACTATAAAACCTGAAGAAATAACTATTGCTGTTATTCCATTAGGTACTGGTAATGACTGGATTAAAACTTATAATATACCTAAGAATATAAAAGCTGCCGTTGGTTTAATAAAGCAAGTGAAAACTATTTTTCAAGACATCGGTTATTTGGAATTATCTGATACTTCTTCCTATTTTAATAATGTAGCTGGTATTGGTTATGACGGATATGTTGTTAACAAGTTGAATAAATTAAAGAGATTTGGATCTATAGCCTACTTATTGAGTGGGCTAGCGGGTTTATTACTCTACAAAAAAACTACTTTTAACATAACTATTAACAATAAATCTGTTGAAACAAAGTGTTTAATGACTTTGTTTGGTATTTGTAAATATTCAGCAGGAGGTATGCAATTAACTGATTATAAATGTTCTAATAATGGTTTATTTGATATAACAATAGCTAAAAACTTGTCCTTTTGGGACTTACTATTTTCAATTAAAAAATTATACAACGGAAAAATTCTTCAACATAAAAAAGTAGAAACGCATTTGGCTAGCTCATTGTTAATAACTCCTAAAAACAATGATGAACTTCCTTATATCCAAGCAGATGGTGAGTTAATAGGTAGAGGACAAGTTAAAGTTAGTATTATTAAAAGTGCTATTCAAATAGTTATTCCTTAAAAAGTTAAAAAAAACTTAATAAAATTGTAACGTTTCTTAAATTCATACGTCTTTATAGTAAGAAAGTCGTTATAAATGAAAAACTTACGAAAAATAATAGCACTTTTTATTTTTATATTCATTACAGGAATTATCGTAACTGTAGTGAGTATAAATACGACTTTAAACAAAAAAACTCCTTCAGAAGTAGTAACTAAAGATACTATTTACCTTATTAAAGCATCTAAAAAAGCTGTTTAAGTCTTTTTCTCTCACTTATTATCACTTTTCAACAAACGTAGTATTTACGTCTTATTTTTTGCAATTTGCCATAAAAGAAGACAAAGAAGTTACTCTAATTTTTGTAACTCAGTAAATGGTTAGTAGAGGAGTCTCTAAAACTTAAATTTCAAAAAAACTGTTATTAACATATTATATTATTAATAAAAGAGATTTTAAAAATTTAAAAAAAGAAATGATTGTTATTATAGTGTGTTAATATGTAGCATAAAAAGTGGATTTTATTTTTGGTTAAGTGACTTATTAAAATAAATAAACAAGTTATTAGTTAAATAAAACTTTAAAAATCAACTATAAAATAGAGTTATTAACAAAAGTTATAAACAGCAATTCACTGAAAATTTTGAATAGTTAATTTTCTTTTCAATGTAAAAAAAGGGTTAATTTAATGTTGATAAATGTTCATTAAAATCTCAAAAAAAAAGTTGCATAATTAATTCTTGTTCTTGTATTGTAAAAAATATCTAGAAAATCAAATTTTCTTTTCAGAATATTTTATTAGTTCTTAACAATTAGTTAATATAGTTTAACCCCTTAATTTTAAAGAGGTTATTAAGAATGGTAAAAAAAGCATTGTTAATTACTGTTGATAACCGTGAATAACTGTATTTTTGTAATTCACAACTGAATTAAAATCAACAAATTATGACAATCGCTGTAGGAAATGATCACGCAGGCACCGAATACAAATTTGAAATAGTTAAACTTTTAGAAGAATTAGGGCATAAAGTAATCAACTTTGGTACGAATGAAACCGATAGTATGGATTACCCAGATACCATTCACCCAGCTGCTGAAGCTGTTGAAACAGGACAAGCAGAAATGGGAATTATTTTATGTGGAAGTGGTAATGGAGCGCAAATGACTGCTAATAAGCACCAAGGAGTGCGAGCTGCTTTATGTTGGAATAACGAATTGGTGGAATTAACACGTCAACACAACGATGCAAATATTTTAACTATTCCAGCTCGTTTTGTATCGTTGCAACAAGCTTTAGGTTTTGTGAAGATTTTTTTATCTACCGAATTTGAAGGAGGTCGTCACGCGAATAGAGTAAATAAAATAGCTTGCTGTTAATGAATTTTATAGTAAAAAGATTTCAAGAATTAACAACTTCAGAACTATATGAATTACTTCAATTACGTTCTGAAGTTTTTGTTGTTGAACAAGATTGTGTCTATCAAGATATTGATGGTAAAGATCAAAAAGCTTTACATGTTATAGGAATTAAGGAAGGTAAAATAATAGCCTATACTCGTTTGTTTAATAGTGGTGAATATTTTGATACACCTAGTATTGGCAGGGTAGTAGTAAAGGAAAGTGAACGTAAATATGGTTACGGACACGATTTGATAAAAGCATCTATCAAAGCTATTGTTGATAACTACAAAGAAACTGCCATAACTATTTCTGCACAAACCTATTTACAAAAATTCTACGAATCTCACGGATTTAAACAAGTAGGAGAAGGATATTTAGAAGACGGAATTCCGCATATAAGAATGGTTAGAAACTAAACCAATTCCTCAACTTCTTTAACTTCACCAACTTGCATATTACTTAATAAAATATCACCCACACGAACACGTACTAAACGGAGTGTAGGAAAACCAACGGCAGAGGTCATTTTACGTACTTGTCTAAATTTCCCTTCGGTTAAGGTAACAGATATCCAAGGAGTAGGACCGTGACGAGCATCTCTAATTTTTTTAGAACGTTCAGGTAAATCTGGCGTATCCATTGCTCTAACTTTGCAAGGTTTAGTCATGTATTTTTTTCCGTCAAAACCAATTTCAACCCCATTTTGTAGTTGTTCAATAGCTTCTGAAGTAATAGCTCCGTCTAACTGAACATAATATTCTTTTTCAACTCCACCTCTGGTAGTAATAAAGTCGCTTACTTTTCCGTCGGTTGTTAACAACAACAAACCTTCTGATTTTACATCTAACCTACCTACAGCCATTGTATTTTCAGGAAAATCGTATAATTCACCCAATAATTTGTGTTTACCTCCTTTTTTTTGATTGGTAATAAACTGAGAAAGAAAACCGTAAGGTTTGTAAATTATAAAGTGACGATGGTTTGACATAAACTATTTTAAAATGTATGACAAATTAACAAAAATATTTCGCCCCATTCTAGGTATATTTTGCCAATCTGAATAAGTAGAATAGTACGTGTTAAATATATTTTCTACTCCTGATTTTATTATGAATGAATCGTTGTTTATGTAAAATTTATAACCAGCATCAATATTAAAAATTGTATAACTTTTAGTTTTGTCTTCTCCGTAATTTTTAGAAAAATTATGTTGTGTTCCTGCACCCACAACTTCAAAAGTTGATGTAAAAAGATTCTTTGTAAAATCAATATTTACATTATAAGTTAGAGGGGAAATTAAAGGCAAATTTTCTCCATTAATTTCTTTTCCATAGTTATAAGTTACAGTACTATCAAAGGTAAGCTCTTTGGTAAATTTATAGGTTAAATTTAAAGAGGAATTAAATTGTAAAACGTTGTTTAAAGAGCTATATACTTTTACTCCATCCGCACCTATAACCATAGGTTTAATATCAGGATTAATAACGCCTATAATATAATCTGAAATATAAAATAAAGAGTTTTCAAAACCGATAGTTAAATCATTGTTTTTAAAATCAATTTTAGAATTGAACTCTAACGATTTTTCATTTTTTAAATTCGGATTCCCGATGTAATCAAAATTATCAAAACTGTTATATAAATAGTTTCCATATCCTTCACTTACCGATGGAGCTCTCTCTCCATATCCTAATGAAGTTGTAACAGTAAACAGCTGTGTTTTGTTGATAATTTGAGCTGAAAAACTTGGTAAAAATCTATTTTTTGAAGGGGGTAAATTCGGATAAAATATTTGTAAGCTACCCAAACCAAAATCACTTGCAATCTTATTATTCTGGTATCCTAATCGAGTACTTAATTGAATAGATGTTTGATTGTTTAAGGTAATATTATCGCTTATAAACAATCCATTATATAAAGTTCTTACATCTGGCCATGTTAGCATAAACATTAGTTTTTCATTACTGTTCGCTGGATACATAGTCATTTCTGCTAATGACTTATTATAATGTCCGTTAAGATTAACAGAAAAGCGATGTTTGTTTTTCTTGAGTTGAGACTTCACATAAAATCCATAAGTATCACTCCAACCTGGCATATCCATATGAATAGACACGTTTGGTCTTTTGGTATCATCCATAACATGTTTAATACTGTTAGCATACAATTTAGCATCTATATAATTAAATAGAGCATTATTGTTTTTATACTCATAATTTATCGAAGCAATGGTAGCTTTTGCTAAAGAAACATCCATAGCTAAAGCAGGATAACCTATATCGGTAGCCTTGTCAAAAATAAAAGTAACACCTAATTTTTCTTTATTTGAAATTTTATAACCTGCTATAGTTGAAAAATTATATTTACTGTATTGAGAAAATAGAACTTCATTATTATTCCCATCTACATAATTATCAGCATTTCTATTAATAAAATCAGTGTTTACATAGAAGTTTTTAGAACTATAATTGGCTTCAACACCTATAACTTTAGTGTTTGAGTTGCTTTCATATCCTAAATCTATTCCTGTAACTACTTTTTTAAACTCGTTAGTGAAACTATTTTTATCTAGTTTTAAATCGATAGAACCACCAATGGTTTGACCATTTTCTGCACCATGTTGACCAGAATAAACTGCTACTTTTTCAAGATTTGAAATATCTACATAAGATGTGATAGGATCCATTTTATCGGTACAAGCACCAAAAATTTGCATTCCATCTATAGTTACATTAATTCTATCAGAAATCATATTATTCAAGGTAGGTTCCCAGGCATAATTTCCTCTTTTAATCATATTTATTTTAGCTGATTTCTCAAGAAAATCATCTAAGTTGGCCAATGGTTTGGCATATTTTTTATTATTTATTTTATTATCTCTTTTACCAATAACAATCACTTCATTTAAAAAGGTGTGAGTTTCTATTGTGTCTTTTTTTTCATTGTTTTCTTGTGATTGAATAGTAAGGGAAAACAACCCCAAGAGTAGGAGTATTATATAATGCTTCATTATTCGAAAAGTTTGAAAAAGAAGCTGTTTACAACTTAAATTGTTACTAACGAATATTATTAACTAATATCAGTTTGGATAATTTCGTTGTACAATTTTTCCCGAAGTTTCGAAAGAGAAAAGAGTAGTTTGTAAACAGCTTCGTAATAAATTAAAATTCTAATTCTAGATATAAGCTACTACTTTCATTCTCTTCAGTAACCATTTCACCTTTTATTAACTCTTCTGAATTGTTGTAAACCATCAAGTTTAACTTCCAATATCCTGTCATTGTTAATGATAAGTCACCTTTGTATAATTTAGTAGTTGAATCAAAGGTTAAATCAGTGTTATTAGGTGAAGTATGATTTCCCATACTTGGCATTCTAGGATCATTTTTTATTAGGTAGTCTTCCACTTTTGGAAATGACATCATTGTTTCCATTTTGAATAAACCTACTTTAAAATCGTTCATTCCTACTTTTGGTGTTGTAGGGTTAATTAAAGCAAGCACATACTTTGTTTTATCAGCCCCCATAAAAACAGCTACATTTTTCTTTGCAGCAGCAGGAACACTTATTTGATCTTCTATCGAATACTCTTTACTATCAATAGTATAATTTACTGTAAGACTCCATTTTTCAGTGTCATTTTCTGCCATTTGAAAAATAATATATCCTTTGTAAAGAGTTTCTGTACCGTCTGCTTTCGTTATAAGAGATTTCGGACAAGAATGCATCATATTACTCATATGCATCATAGGATTCCAAGTAAGCATAGCATTTGTAACATATGAATCTGAAGCTTTATCAATTACTCTTAAATAAATATCATTATAACCTTGTTGTAAGCTTTTTTCTGTTGAAAATATTTCAATATTATGTGTTGTATTTGATAGTGTTTGAATATAATTTAATGTTGTTGTTTCATCTATTTCTTTTTCGTCTATGTCATTACTACTACATGAAGAAATGATGGTGATTAATAGGATTGATAATATGTATTTTAAAACTTTCATGATTTATTTTTTATTAAGTATTGAATGTGCAGCACCTCACAGTTAAATATTTTTATATCTAACAGTGCTATTAATTATGAAGAATGAAATCTTCTTTAAGCGATATAATTCATAAAAAGTTTTGGAGGAGGAATTTCCTTATCTAATACTAATAAGGGTATTTTTTGCAAGTAGTATTCATAATCTTCATTATTTGAATTGAAGATGGTTTCAAAATTAAACAAGGTACTTTTATTAAAAAATAAAACATAAGTACCTCTAAACTCTTTTTCACTTTCAGATTGTGAAGCAGGTGTATCTTTTTTTGAAACAGTAGAGTCTAATTTTTTCATTAAATAACACTTACCATTACACCCTTGCTGATTGTCTTTTTGCACACATAATTCCTTGATAATATAATCTTGATATGCAAAAAAATACATCGATACATAAGCTTGATATAAGCTAGAATTTATAACTGTTAAAGCCATTATAAAGCTAAATAATCGATATGTAAACTTTAATTTCACATAGCAAAAGTACTACTAAACATTTTATTTAAAACTGATTTATATCATATTTATAATCATGTATAATAAAACTAAAAAAAGTAAAAATTAATGTCACTTTTTAGTAACTTAGCCGTTCTTATTACTTAAAATAATTAGCACGATTTATGGCAGCAGATAAAGAAAAAGAAGCGAAATTAAAAGCGCTTCAACTTACACTAGATAAGTTAGATAAAACGTACGGTAAAGGAACCGTAATGAAGTTAGGAGATAGCCAAGTAGAAGATGTAGATGCAATATCGTCAGGTTCTTTAGGATTAGATTTAGCCCTAGGAGTAGGAGGGTATCCTCGTGGAAGAATTATAGAAATTTACGGACCAGAATCATCAGGTAAAACAACTTTAACAATACATGCAATTGCAGAAGCCCAAAAAGCTGGAGGTATTGCTGCTTTTATTGATGCTGAACATGCTTTTGATCGTTTTTATGCTGAAAGTTTAGGCGTTGATGTAGATAACTTAATTATTTCACAACCAGATCATGGTGAGCAAGCTTTAGAAATTGCTGATAACTTAATCCGTTCAGGAGCTATTGATATTGTAGTAATTGATTCGGTTGCAGCATTAACACCAAAATCTGAGATTGAAGGTGAAATGGGTGATTCTAAAATGGGATTACATGCTCGTTTAATGTCACAAGCTCTACGTAAGTTAACAGGTACGATTAGTAAAACAAACTGTACAGTTATATTTATTAACCAGTTACGTGAAAAGATTGGAGTTATGTTTGGTAACCCAGAAACTACAACAGGGGGTAACGCTTTAAAATTCTATGCATCGGTTCGTTTAGATATTCGTCGTAGAACACAAATTAAAGATGGTGATAAAGTAATTGGTAACAGCACTAAAGTTAAAATTGTAAAGAATAAAGTAGCTCCACCATTTCAACAAACTGAATTTGATATTATGTATGGTGCAGGAATATCAAAAGTTGGTGAAGTTTTAGATATTGGTGTAGAGTACGGAATTATAAAGAAAAGTGGTTCATGGTTTAGCTATGGAGACACTAAATTAGGTCAGGGTAGAGATGCTGTAAAAGGTGTTATTAAAGATAATCCTGAATTAATGGAAGAACTTGAAAATAAAATTAAAGAAGCTATTGAAAACCAAGAATAAGAAATTTTAAATTTAAAGTTCAAACTATTACTATTTTAAAAAGCTGTTCTGGTTATCTAGAACAGCTTTTTTTATAAAAAAGTAGGGTACCAATACCATTCAAATTGCTTTTTAGCTTTTGAATTATTGTTTGATGAAGTTAGAAAAATGAGTCAAGTATATAAGAGTATAATTTAAACTCCAGTACTTCCAAAACCACCAGCACCACGTTCAGTTTCATCTAAAATAGCTACTTCTTGCCAGTTTACACGTTCGTGTTTTGCAATCACTAATTGTGCAATACGCTCACCGTCGTTTATTACAAAATCTTCATTAGATAGATTAACTAAAATAACTCCAATTTCACCACGATAATCCGCATCAACAG
The nucleotide sequence above comes from Tenacibaculum singaporense. Encoded proteins:
- the rnr gene encoding ribonuclease R → MTRKKKIYKKKGKVIKDLTRNIFKILNEDSNKYYNYKQIASKLKVSDTDGKNQIIKKLAELTANKKIKEVDRGKYQINEDRKYHVGTLDATSNGNAYFICDDFEHDIFVPSVNLGKGLHNDTVKAYVYKKRRSNKLEADVVEIIERAKTEFVGVLQMNKNFGFVIPDSTKMYADIFISQSKLNGAKDGDKVVAKMTDWPENSKNPFGKITQVLGRPGDHDTEIHSILLEYGLPYEFPTEVEKEASELPIEITKEEIAKRRDMRGDLTFTIDPKDAKDFDDALSFTKLENGNYEIGIHIADVSHYLQPKTILDDEAYDRATSVYLVDRVVPMLPEMLSNGVCSLRPNEEKLTFSAVFEMNEKAQVINQWFGRTVTYSDKRFAYEEAQAIIENKNNIIPADVSLTGEAYEVDETIVEATLKLDELAKKMRKKRMKSGAISFDRVEVKFHLDENANPTGVFFKEAKDANKLIEEFMLLANKKVAEFVGLSAGRPSKKTFVYRVHDEPDVEKLASLQNIVSKFGYKINTETRQKTSDSLNKLLSDVHGKGEANMVETLAIRSMSKAEYTTQNIGHYGLAFDYYSHFTSPIRRYPDVMTHRLLQHYLDGGNSPKAEIYEERCKHSSKMEELASKAERDSIKYMQVKYMQDHKDQEFEGVVSGVTEWGIYVEIKSNKCEGMVRIKDIKDDYYIFDEKQYAVIGQSTKNMIQLGDEVVVKVKHTDLERKHLDFNLISH
- a CDS encoding diacylglycerol/lipid kinase family protein, translated to MNNSWYVIVNPVAGNGKFNKYWSDIQQELKFNNITYEYAKTEYSNHEKIIVQQAINKGYKKIISVGGDGTLHHVINGIMTQNTIKPEEITIAVIPLGTGNDWIKTYNIPKNIKAAVGLIKQVKTIFQDIGYLELSDTSSYFNNVAGIGYDGYVVNKLNKLKRFGSIAYLLSGLAGLLLYKKTTFNITINNKSVETKCLMTLFGICKYSAGGMQLTDYKCSNNGLFDITIAKNLSFWDLLFSIKKLYNGKILQHKKVETHLASSLLITPKNNDELPYIQADGELIGRGQVKVSIIKSAIQIVIP
- the rpiB gene encoding ribose 5-phosphate isomerase B, with protein sequence MTIAVGNDHAGTEYKFEIVKLLEELGHKVINFGTNETDSMDYPDTIHPAAEAVETGQAEMGIILCGSGNGAQMTANKHQGVRAALCWNNELVELTRQHNDANILTIPARFVSLQQALGFVKIFLSTEFEGGRHANRVNKIACC
- a CDS encoding GNAT family N-acetyltransferase — protein: MNFIVKRFQELTTSELYELLQLRSEVFVVEQDCVYQDIDGKDQKALHVIGIKEGKIIAYTRLFNSGEYFDTPSIGRVVVKESERKYGYGHDLIKASIKAIVDNYKETAITISAQTYLQKFYESHGFKQVGEGYLEDGIPHIRMVRN
- a CDS encoding pseudouridine synthase; translated protein: MSNHRHFIIYKPYGFLSQFITNQKKGGKHKLLGELYDFPENTMAVGRLDVKSEGLLLLTTDGKVSDFITTRGGVEKEYYVQLDGAITSEAIEQLQNGVEIGFDGKKYMTKPCKVRAMDTPDLPERSKKIRDARHGPTPWISVTLTEGKFRQVRKMTSAVGFPTLRLVRVRVGDILLSNMQVGEVKEVEELV
- a CDS encoding TonB-dependent receptor plug domain-containing protein; amino-acid sequence: MKHYIILLLLGLFSLTIQSQENNEKKDTIETHTFLNEVIVIGKRDNKINNKKYAKPLANLDDFLEKSAKINMIKRGNYAWEPTLNNMISDRINVTIDGMQIFGACTDKMDPITSYVDISNLEKVAVYSGQHGAENGQTIGGSIDLKLDKNSFTNEFKKVVTGIDLGYESNSNTKVIGVEANYSSKNFYVNTDFINRNADNYVDGNNNEVLFSQYSKYNFSTIAGYKISNKEKLGVTFIFDKATDIGYPALAMDVSLAKATIASINYEYKNNNALFNYIDAKLYANSIKHVMDDTKRPNVSIHMDMPGWSDTYGFYVKSQLKKNKHRFSVNLNGHYNKSLAEMTMYPANSNEKLMFMLTWPDVRTLYNGLFISDNITLNNQTSIQLSTRLGYQNNKIASDFGLGSLQIFYPNLPPSKNRFLPSFSAQIINKTQLFTVTTSLGYGERAPSVSEGYGNYLYNSFDNFDYIGNPNLKNEKSLEFNSKIDFKNNDLTIGFENSLFYISDYIIGVINPDIKPMVIGADGVKVYSSLNNVLQFNSSLNLTYKFTKELTFDSTVTYNYGKEINGENLPLISPLTYNVNIDFTKNLFTSTFEVVGAGTQHNFSKNYGEDKTKSYTIFNIDAGYKFYINNDSFIIKSGVENIFNTYYSTYSDWQNIPRMGRNIFVNLSYILK
- the recA gene encoding recombinase RecA codes for the protein MAADKEKEAKLKALQLTLDKLDKTYGKGTVMKLGDSQVEDVDAISSGSLGLDLALGVGGYPRGRIIEIYGPESSGKTTLTIHAIAEAQKAGGIAAFIDAEHAFDRFYAESLGVDVDNLIISQPDHGEQALEIADNLIRSGAIDIVVIDSVAALTPKSEIEGEMGDSKMGLHARLMSQALRKLTGTISKTNCTVIFINQLREKIGVMFGNPETTTGGNALKFYASVRLDIRRRTQIKDGDKVIGNSTKVKIVKNKVAPPFQQTEFDIMYGAGISKVGEVLDIGVEYGIIKKSGSWFSYGDTKLGQGRDAVKGVIKDNPELMEELENKIKEAIENQE